From Aegilops tauschii subsp. strangulata cultivar AL8/78 chromosome 5, Aet v6.0, whole genome shotgun sequence:
ATGCAAAGAAGACAATAACAGCCATATGGACGTTGCGCCATGGGAAGCAAAATCGGATGAGTGCACTGTGTCGCAGCATGTAGAGAAGCCACCTTCAGTATGGAGTTGCAGCGATTGCCAAGTTATCTGTGCCCGTGAATCAGATTTTGAGGTCCACCTGAAGCGTGAAAGGCACTTGATGAAGATTGGAGCCCTGCTTGAAGAAAGCAAGAACATGGCAATAGCCGAGTCACAGAAAGCAAACTTGTACCCGGACAGCATGCCGCAGCATGTGGAGAAAATGAATTGTAAATTAGACTTGGAGAACAACCTCAGAGATGAGGGACACCAACTAAATATTCGCTCCCCTTGCAAAGAAAGCAACCAAATGAAAAACAATCCTCCAGAAATTGCCAACGACCAAGAACCACCCTCAGAATGGGATTGTGCTATGTGTCAGGAAAAATGTAACTCTGAATCTCAGGTTGAGCATCATTGTGAAAGCAGAAGGAATCAACAGAAGACCGACGTGATACTCCGCGAAGGCGATATTGCGATAGTGAACAGTCTCCACATCGCAGCCTCATGCAAGGAAGGCGATAACAACAGCACGGGCATTACACCACCGGAAGCAAAATCAGACGAGAACAATGTGCAGCAGCATGCAGAGAAGCCACCTCCGGCATGGGATTGCAGCGATTGCCAAGTTACGTGTAACCGCGAATCAGATTTGGTGTTCCACCTGAACGGTAAAAGGCACTTAAAGAAGTTTCGGGCCCTACTCGAAGAAAGCAAGAATAAGGCAATGAATTCTGAGTCACAGACAGCAAACTTGAACCAGGACAGTGTGCCGCAGCATGCAGATAAAACAAATTGCAAACCAAACTGGGAGAGCTACATTAGACTCAGAGACGAGAAACACCAACTCAATGTTCAGGCCCTTGGCGAAGCAATCAACCAAGACAAAAACAGTCCGGCAAAAAAGGACCAGATACTGTCCTCGGAATGGGACTGCGCGATGTGCCAGGCCAAATGTAACTCTAAAGCTCAACTTGAGCATCACTGCACAGGCAGAAAGCATCAGCAGAAGACCCAGGTTGTACATGGCGGAGGTGATATTGCAGAAGTAAGCAGTAGCAACGATATAGCGACGAACGTTGTGCCACGGGACGCAAAATCGCATGAAAAAAATGTGCCACGGCATGCAGAGAAGTCACCTTTAGTAGGTTGCAGCATTTGCCAAGTTATCTGTGGCCGCGAGTCAGATCTAGAGATCCACCTGAAGGCTAAAAGGCACTTAAAGAAGATTCGAGCTCTATTCGAAGAAAGCAAGAAGGCAATCAATTCAGAGTCTCTGAAAGCAAACTTGAACCGGGACAGCAGGCCGCCACATGTGGAGAAAATGAACTGTGACCTAGACTCGGAGAACCACCTTAGAGATGAAAGACACCAACTGAATGTTcggaccctttgtgaaacaatcAACCAAGAGGAAAGCAGTCCACCAGAAATTGTCAAGGACCAAACACCATCCAGAGAATGGGACTGTGCTATGTGCCAAGCCAAATGTAACTCTAAAGCTCATTTTGAGAATCACTGCATAAGCAGAAAACATCTACAGAGGACCCAGGTGATACTCAGCGAAGGCGATATCACGAAAATGGGCAATCTCCACATGGAAGCATCATGAAGAGGCAGTAACACCGATATGGCAAGTAACGTTGCGTCACAGGAAGAAAAATCGCATGAGAGCAATGTGCCAGAGCATGAGTCACCTTCAGTAAAGAGTTGCAGCATTTGCCAAGGTATCTGTAACTGCGAATCAGATTTGGATATCCTCCTGATGAGTAAAAGGATCCGAGCTGTCGCAGAAGAATGCAAGAACACGGCAATGGGTTCTGAGTCACAGAAAGCAATGTTGAATCCAAACGACGTGCCACAACATTTAGAGGAAACGAGCTGCGAATTAAACTGGGAGAGCTACCCTAGACTCGGAGATGAGAGACTCCAGCCGATGGATGATCAGGCCCTTTTTCGAAGAATTAACCAAGATGAAAACAATCCACCGGAAATTACCAAGGATCAAATACCATCCTCAGAATGGGATTGTGCTACATGCCAGGCCAAATGTAACTCCAAGGCTCAATTTGAGAATCACTGCATAAGCAGAAAGCACCAAAGGAAGGCCCAGGTGATGCTTGCCAGAGGCGATTTGTCATGAACAGGTAGTGTCGAGACCGTGGATGAACTACCTTCAGATGGCTCGGATCGCAAGGAAGAACTTCCTTCGGATGGctcgagtagcaaggatgaactGCCTTGGCAGAAAGTGGAGGAGTGAAAAAGGCATTGAACCTTTGAGAGGTCGCGATCTGCCATGTGGGAAGCTATCCGAAGCTAGGGCTTGTGTTCCTGTATGTGGGTGTATGGTTGTTAGGGGAAGTTGCAAACATGATGTATGTACATTCATTCGAATTATGTGATGGCATTGCAAGAATCTAATGTCGTCCATTTCAGGACAAACTGCTGACTGGTTTACTGTTTCAATTTTCAATGATTCATGTCATGTGATGATCAGGTATACATACTGTACGATCCAGCAGTTTGCTATGTCTTTACTGAGATTAGAAGATTACCCAGGACCTTCCAGTAGGAAGAAAGGTTTATTTGCTCTGCACGTCTAAAATGCTACTACCTCTGAATATATAAGACGTTTTGTCAGTTTAGATTGAACTGTCAAAACGTCTAGGAACAGAAGATTATAAGGCTGACAAGCAACTGTGGATCTGCTCATTAACATGCACTGCAATGAATACACCTGGCAGTTGGCACACTCCTGAATATTCACAGAAATATGAGAATGGCTAAAACTATCATCTAGTTTACGTTTTAAGATCATTACTGTATTGATGAAAGGATTCTCTAATAAACAAACTACACAATTGATCTGAACTAATAAACAGAAACGTTGCTTCTAAATCATCCATAACATGCCTCGAAAGAAAAGCATAGGCAAAGAACAGTGACTCAAAATCCAGGCTGGATGTTTCATAACATTGTAATAGGATTGAACTTGCCTAAGTGTGTCAAACTATCTCAGTCCATGCCTCTACAGGGCATGAACTGTAAACATGAAGCATGAGTATCCTTATATCAATTGTCATTTACAGAGCACTGGGCAATATTTGACGGAACCAGGCAGGGGTGCAGTCAACCACCAGAGAAGGATGCCATGCCATACCCATTTCTACGGCGGTACTAGACCTGCAAGGCTACCCGGTCTTGCCATGCGGCTGCCCTCTTATCATCACTGGCTGGGGAATTTTCTGTATCCCTATAAACTGATAGGTTGATATTGGAGGTCATCATATCTTCATCTACACCAGCCTGATCAAGCTTCCCAGGTTCTGGATGGTCCTGGTACCCCTGGAAACCGGCTCCCTCAGCATTCTGCAGGTAAAGAGAAATCCAGATTGTCAGAAAATGCAATTAGGCAGGTGAAGAGAAATCCAGATTGTCAGAAAATACAATTCGGCGGGTAAAGAGGCAGCAAAAATGTCAGATGTAAGAAATTCACATTACAGCTACAGTCTGACTGCATGGCATTTCAAAACATACCATTGCAGAATCATGATTTAAGTCCACATTTGTGTTCTTGCTGGTGGACGGCCCTTCATTGATTCCCAGAATGGATGGGATTTGCTTAGCTTTCTTCTTCTTTAGCCTGTGATGCGTTTGCTCTGAATCATCCTTGGCAAACGAACTGTACTTCTTCCGCAAGAATCTGGCAGAAAAACGCAATTCCAAACTTCTAATGTCAGTGAAAGGGAATAAAACCAGATCATAACAAGTAGTGACAAAGAACTGATCAAGAAACTGTCTGTCGTACTTGACTTCGGCGAGCAGTCCAAGCTTTCGCTGGTTTATGCGCTCTAGCCTCCTCTTCTTTGCCTCAGTTTCCTGCATCAGCCATGCTACCAGTGTCAGTTCCGAGTCCAATCGAGAACATAGTACAGTATCCAAGGCATTAGTCCGTACTGGTAGAACTAAACTAATTCATTGACACGGTGAAACCCCCTTACATTAGCAGTACAATCGAATCCTCAATCCCGAATTTTAACAATCTTCCAACTGGACTAGTAAATCAGCAATCAGACAGAAAAGCAATCTGCTAGTAGTACAGAAGATCAAACAGCAGCGGATTGTGACGCCGACAAACAAGGCCACGGATACAATGTAGTGTATTATTATACGATGAACTTGTATGCAGAGTAGGAGGAGGTTCGGcgagtcggcggcggcggctgccaaCAACGGCGGAAGGGAGGAGATGGGAGCACCTTGAGCAAATCGTGGTAGTCCCGCCAGAGGGAGTCGAACCTGTCCCTCCCCCTGCCGCCGCCctgggcgggcggcggcggcggcgccgaggGAGGGGGCCTCTTGGTGCCCTTCCTCCTGGGCAGGCGCGGCTCCCCGGCGTCGTCCATGGCGCAGGCGAGACCGAGCACCCAGGAaggccggccggcggggggcggggaatccaggagggcggcggaggggtggggaggggggaAAGGTGGATAGATCCGGAcggagaggggaggggaggagacgGGGAAGGGAAACCGAGAGCGGGGCCGCGTGGAGTCGGGACTCAGGCAGGCCACGGGAACGGTGGGAGGGAGGTGGGGATTGGGGAGGTGGAGGGGGCGGGGGGACGTCCATCTTCATCTATCCGGTGCGGTGCTAGGGTGCGCGCGTGGGCGCGTGACCGAGAGAGACAACCGAGGAAGGTAGGGAGGACGGACGGACGCTGCTGGTGCTGGGTTTGGGGCTGCGGCTGGGCTCCCAGCGGTGGAGTTGCCGAGCTGGAGTTGCAAGTTGCAACTTCAACCGCAGCGAGAGCGAGGCGAGAGGTGCAGCTTCCCTCCCCTCCCTCCATGAAGTTCCAGTTTCCACTCTGCCTTCCGCGTATCCTGGGGCCGGGGATTGTCCTCCTCCACGGGTACTGTTCTTGGATTTTTCTTTGCCTCAGCCAGTTCAACTGCTCTTCCTATAATAAGGCTATAAATATAATTTCAATACGACGAAACGAGTGAACAAACGCACTAAAacgtgtctatatacatctgattTTGAAAGAAGTTAAAACATCTTATATAATTCTAAGACGGAGGGAATACTACATTTTTTGCGAAAAACACATATCCTTATAAAAACCCTAAAGGATAAAATCCGAACCACCTGAAAATTGCAACGGATCCAAACGATATGGATGCCCTTTCGTTTCGAATCTGACGTCCGATATGTGCCGGTGTGGTTAGTTCGCGACAAGCCGTGCGTTGCGTCGTGCGTCTCTCGCTGACTTGTGGGTCCTTGTCGCGCTGCATGTTTCGCCCAATAGCGCACGATCTCCACATCCCTCTTCTCTCCGCCCGCATTCACTCCCTCTCTTCAGTTTCGCTGACCGCGCTGCAACTCGCCATTGCTTTGCCTCGCCTCTTAATCTCTCCTCCATCCGCGACGATTCGGGGCGGAAGCGCGTTCTGGTTCTGCGGCGGACGACGGTTGATTGCGGGTTCCTTCCCCATTCCCATGTTTTGCGCAGTGCTTTTCCCCCTCCGTTCCGCCGCGGATTTGTGTGGTTGTCCTCCTCGTATCGGTCGGTAGTGTATGGTCTTAAGCTCGTTCAGCGGCAGCGTTAGGTTTGTGTGGACGACTGCTAGCAGACGAAGAACGGGATGTGGTTGATTTGTGCGGATTTGGTCAGCTGGTGGGTGGTGTTGTTGTTTTTGTGGCGATTCCCTGTCGGTTATTTTTGGGTGGGTTGTTGATTTTTTTTAGATTTAATTCAGATGTGCATTTCGGATTTGTTGTGTGTGGTCCACAGATTTCGTTTTGGCATGTGGTTTGGAATGTGCAGTAGGTGGTTTTTTAGAGTTTGAACTGTAAATTGTATATAGGTGGGCTGTTGATGTTTTGTGTGACACATGTATTATGTGTTGTTGGTTAGGTTTTTTAGATTTTGTTCATGATTTGTACCTTGTTCATAACTTGATAATTGCATGCTGTAAAATTAGGTATCTATCCCTTTTGTTCATGATTTGTACCTTGCTAGTTGTCTTGTTCCCATCATCTTTTACTGCATAATACTAGTGTCATAGTGCTTGAAATAACCAgggcatagtgcttggttttatCAGGGGCATAGTGCTTGCATTACCATGCTATAGTGCTTGGAATTATCAGGTACACGATTATGGGAATTACCAGGGTATATTGCTTAAATTTATCAAGGGCATAATGCTTGAATTACCACTCTGTAGTGCTTGAAATTATAAGGTCTTTGTTTTCGGAATTACCACGTGTGATGCTTCAAAATTAGCGGGATCTGCAAGTTTATGTTTGGTCACTATTTTTCATCATGTTTAGTCACCCAGTAGTTTTTATGTTAATAGTGTCACGGATAGTGCTTCTAATTCACCAGGAGATTCAACCTTTCTAACGTCATGTTTTTAGTCACTATGATTTTTGCTCTATGGCAAATCTTCATATCTGACGTACTAAAATCACCATTATGTTGTTGTTGTGTGTTCATGATATTTTTGAACTTTTTCCACCCATGTGTATGTTGTTGGTATGTACTTTGCATAGGTTCCATTTGTATTACGTGGGAATTTAGATGTCTTATGTCTGTAAATTACCAGTGTTCTTACTACCAAGTTTCTGTCAATATGAGTTATCATGTCGTTATGTTCAAGTTACCACAGGAATGTGTATACAAGTTACCATGCAGTTTTATTTTGCTTGATGTCTTTTAATTCTCGATGCACAATTTTGATAGGGGTGGCAGATTATTAATGCCATTTAATGTTTTTTTGCCTTTTTAGTACGTGATAGGGTGGCAATGTCAAGGAAGCGCAAAGGAGATGGTGATGGTCATGAGGAAGTTCCTTCGAAGAGGCTGAAGCACCCTCCACCTCAAAACGGGGCTTCCCCTAGCTCGATTTTGGCTGCATGTAAAGGTATGTCTGGCAAGAGGAAGGATGCCATTGATGCAATGGACTTCAAGAGCCAACAGAACATCAAGTGTGACCACCCCTTCAATGGTCTCAATGCATGGCTTGCCGGGATATATGACCCTGAATTCCGTGAGGTGGTAGTTCTAGGGCGGGGCAGGCTTCCTGTTAATGAAGAGTTTGTTCATCGTGTGATGGTCTTGCTGCGTGGTGGGGAAGATGCTCCTTACAACCTCCTTACGGAAGTCCATATTGAGCTAGGGGTTGAGTTGTTTGGTGATCTTGGATATGCGCCGAAAGTGACAGAACTCCTTGAGCTGATCACGAGCTTTGAAATTTTTTGACACCAATTTCAAGCGGTTGTGGCTTATGCTTGCCGGTAATACAGTCATCGCGCCGACCACCTCCAACAAGATCAACCCCAGGTGGTATGGTGTGCTGGTAAGTTTTTTTCGACTTGTTCTTTTTGTGATGGTCACTATACTTCTTGTGCCTagtaactgatacgtctccaacatatctataatttatgaaatattcatgccatgtttacaacaattttatatggttttggtatgatttggatGGATCTAACCCGGAcaaacgttgttttcagcagaactactatGGTGTTGTTTTtcgtgcagaaataaaagttctccaaatgcaacaaaacttatTGACGATTTTTTTGAACAAAAGGGGCACTAGAAGCTTCGTgagagggccagaagagccacgtggtgggcacaacccaccagggcgcgccagaggggCCTGGCtcgccctgatgggttgtggtcacctcgaggcccatcttagcgtgaaaCCAGCGCCGAAAAATcgtataaatacagaaacccccagaaataaccctagatcagaagttccgccgccgcaagcctctatggAGACGAAAAAACAATCGGgagcccattccggcaccctgccgaagggggaaatcatcaccggaggccatcttcatcatccctatggtctccatgatgaggagggagtagtccaccctcggggctaagggtttgtactagtagctatgtgtttaatctctctctctctctctatctctctctattgtgttcttgatttggtacgatcttgatgtatcgcgggctttgttaatatagttggatcatatggtgttttcccctctctatcttgttgtgatgaattgagttttccctttgagatttcgttattatcggattgagtacttttatggatttgagagcacttgatatatgtcttgcatatgaatacccgtggtgacaatggggtattatattgattcacttgatatatgttttggcactcaactcgtagATTCCTGAGGTGGCACTGgtgtaatctatgcataggggttgatgcacgttttcgtccttgtttcttcggtggaaatcttggggcactctttgaggttctttgtgttggattgagtattatgaatctgaaattgtttgatgtgtatcgtatctatacctactaataaaagaaataggTATTCTTAGTCCGTTTTGCTATTTTATAGGAAGCCCCCTAATGTTTTTGACATTAAACCCGCAGTACATATCAAATGTTTTTAAAATACTCATATCTTCTAAACCATAACTCCaaatttaacatgttatatatggaatttaattagaaaaatatgtagaatcTTAAACTGCATATGAAAAAAAGTGTTCAAGAGTTACCCTAGGTTGGTGATTCTTAAACTAAAAACTGCCATTGATGCACACATgtctccactacaaaaaaatacacttccgtgatgatacgtgtttgtcacagtaggtcgcgttttttgtcatgcatgtacatccatgaaaaatttatgacagaatcaataTAGTCATActtatgctgtcgtagaagtgttccatgacattaccaaaattatcatcacggaagtgtccacttccatgacgataaatcgcgcgtcacagaagtgctttcgtcaagggtgaccgacatgtggcatccaccgtaacggaacgccgttaagctatcgggtcggtttttggatccgataacccgttaacagccccgaccaatggggattttccacgtgtaaaatcatcattggctagaggaaacacgtgtcggctcatcgttgggacagatgtcatccactcactggacagaaggcgcctatgatacgtcgacacatggcacggcccaacaatggcccattcctgtgaaaaggccggcccgtttgacttggtcaaaagctggcgggccggcccatggaaagcctgttaacgacctgttcgcatatagcccatttacagcccgctaacccaaggcctgttacgccctatccgaattaggcctagtagcgtcatctgggccatccaatatgattccagcccgttttcacttctggcccatgtatagcccatgacgtctttcggcccatatgaggccctttgtaactcttggcccattagcggcccgtgctgaaattggcccgtaatgaacagtgtattactttacacccattaacggcccgtaatgaacagtgtatcactttatacccattaacggcccgttattccgttggaccgtttccagcccaagttaacttttggccttctgagggcccatttattcttgggctcatttgcagcattcggttacttacggctcgttactgtcattttctgcttgtgggccaaattcagcccgtcgttacagtcggcccgtttgtggaccgttagtctgttgggccattttcatagcatcaccaaatacggcctattaacgatggcccgttatggtcggcccatgaacgggcgattccaactctagccagtttacggccataatgcggtttgtttggcccatgtttggccaatcgatcatacgacccgtataaggcccattgatgatacggcccgcagaaggcccattgtttctacgacccgtagaaggcccattgtttatacggcccgtagaaggcccactgtttctacggccagtaggaggcccagtgtcactacagtaaatattagcccatggttattgtggcctagttttaaaaaataggttattgcagccactagctaatcgcggaaaaagaactacaatgactacaagcaaacaaataaacaagacaacaaggaaataaataagcaagcaactaacgctaggctatcatggctattacacatattacatccactgggcatcaaagttcgccaccagtgcaaatatagggaacaaagtagcatatcatatacactggttgtcaaagttggcgaccagcgcaaataaacgccgcagcaaaacaaatccagaactgaaaccacttcagaagatctcaagaaacaatatcctgggtacccataatgctggcaagatgcttagcaagcttattaactttctcttgtttggcgcttaaatcctccagcgcttgctgttgcaccagaaaatatgcatctgaattctgcagggacttcctcagtccttcagcttcctgtcgcagaacatctgatcgatgtctttcaacttgaagttgagactcaagaagacgaactgattcaggcagcgagttcgaagagcttgtgccagcagtagtggccagtaactcgaacactacatcaagacacgacttttgggttccctcactgtcgtcaagatagtttttatcagcgtttttggagaccaacagggatgtctcactatcttgaaccttatctgcattacttcctttaccattggataacgcggtactgttctccaatattttgtccgcattctaaaagagaaacaagcagacacatcacatgtttaccatgttgtatatgaaactcattttggtaaatgagttcagtagtaaagtggacaggataacagcatgaaacaaacatatatctatgtccatggtcactttatggtctatatcattctagtttttgttgccaaatcaagatagagacacagttcaaataatatttgttcaagacaaagcagaatagacagaatataagtgtgggtaactatagagcaataacaacacttgtaatgtgcatgacatgagaacataactgtttattcaattgaaactgaaatcaacatagagcaggttacaatagcaaaccagttaaagaaacaggtttaaaacatacctgttgcgc
This genomic window contains:
- the LOC109765168 gene encoding uncharacterized protein isoform X2, which produces MLVMRDALLWQLQKDRLRQEIIMAELCKIEGAMALRAVSGHHSTPMPHDSMPQHKGPVFSWEHDVGVGEENDVKLPSNYGRQSAEPRFWNPVAEDRAEKCWNPCKCRVNSGEHNSAFDEHKLQDSSENVPPNKASPAEKWELTGITIPVKKPKPPMSPRKRKKPPMRWTCPVCQVQAKSAHKHCAGKKHQSNIATLESNIKAISYQKPPLAGCSICQVMCGTESDLEIHMKGKRHLKKIQALFEESNNNSINSESLKANLNTDSRMLHVEKMNCGLDLENHLRDERHQLNVRTLCETVNQEENSPPEIVKDQTPSSEWDCVKCQAKCNSDVHFENHCISRKHQQRTQVILSKDDITKTGRTHVILSEGDVTKMGNLHMEASCKEGSNNDMASNIAPQEAKSHESNVPEHAEKPPSVQSCNICQGICNCAPDFDMPQHVEETSCKLSWKSYLRPRDESLQLMDDWALREKINQDKSNPPEMSKDQISSSEWDCATCQAKCNSDPQTEHQCKSGKHQQKIDVTLHEGDIAEVSSLNAAPCKEDNNSHMDVAPWEAKSDECTVSQHVEKPPSVWSCSDCQVICARESDFEVHLKRERHLMKIGALLEESKNMAIAESQKANLYPDSMPQHVEKMNCKLDLENNLRDEGHQLNIRSPCKESNQMKNNPPEIANDQEPPSEWDCAMCQEKCNSESQVEHHCESRRNQQKTDVILREGDIAIVNSLHIAASCKEGDNNSTGITPPEAKSDENNVQQHAEKPPPAWDCSDCQVTCNRESDLVFHLNGKRHLKKFRALLEESKNKAMNSESQTANLNQDSVPQHADKTNCKPNWESYIRLRDEKHQLNVQALGEAINQDKNSPAKKDQILSSEWDCAMCQAKCNSKAQLEHHCTGRKHQQKTQVVHGGGDIAEVSSSNDIATNVVPRDAKSHEKNVPRHAEKSPLVGCSICQVICGRESDLEIHLKAKRHLKKIRALFEESKKAINSESLKANLNRDSRPPHVEKMNCDLDSENHLRDERHQLNVRTLCETINQEESSPPEIVKDQTPSREWDCAMCQAKCNSKAHFENHCISRKHLQRTQVILSEGDITKMGNLHMEAS
- the LOC109765168 gene encoding uncharacterized protein isoform X1, coding for MEFSRRGPATDDPPPHGEAMLVMRDALLWQLQKDRLRQEIIMAELCKIEGAMALRAVSGHHSTPMPHDSMPQHKGPVFSWEHDVGVGEENDVKLPSNYGRQSAEPRFWNPVAEDRAEKCWNPCKCRVNSGEHNSAFDEHKLQDSSENVPPNKASPAEKWELTGITIPVKKPKPPMSPRKRKKPPMRWTCPVCQVQAKSAHKHCAGKKHQSNIATLESNIKAISYQKPPLAGCSICQVMCGTESDLEIHMKGKRHLKKIQALFEESNNNSINSESLKANLNTDSRMLHVEKMNCGLDLENHLRDERHQLNVRTLCETVNQEENSPPEIVKDQTPSSEWDCVKCQAKCNSDVHFENHCISRKHQQRTQVILSKDDITKTGRTHVILSEGDVTKMGNLHMEASCKEGSNNDMASNIAPQEAKSHESNVPEHAEKPPSVQSCNICQGICNCAPDFDMPQHVEETSCKLSWKSYLRPRDESLQLMDDWALREKINQDKSNPPEMSKDQISSSEWDCATCQAKCNSDPQTEHQCKSGKHQQKIDVTLHEGDIAEVSSLNAAPCKEDNNSHMDVAPWEAKSDECTVSQHVEKPPSVWSCSDCQVICARESDFEVHLKRERHLMKIGALLEESKNMAIAESQKANLYPDSMPQHVEKMNCKLDLENNLRDEGHQLNIRSPCKESNQMKNNPPEIANDQEPPSEWDCAMCQEKCNSESQVEHHCESRRNQQKTDVILREGDIAIVNSLHIAASCKEGDNNSTGITPPEAKSDENNVQQHAEKPPPAWDCSDCQVTCNRESDLVFHLNGKRHLKKFRALLEESKNKAMNSESQTANLNQDSVPQHADKTNCKPNWESYIRLRDEKHQLNVQALGEAINQDKNSPAKKDQILSSEWDCAMCQAKCNSKAQLEHHCTGRKHQQKTQVVHGGGDIAEVSSSNDIATNVVPRDAKSHEKNVPRHAEKSPLVGCSICQVICGRESDLEIHLKAKRHLKKIRALFEESKKAINSESLKANLNRDSRPPHVEKMNCDLDSENHLRDERHQLNVRTLCETINQEESSPPEIVKDQTPSREWDCAMCQAKCNSKAHFENHCISRKHLQRTQVILSEGDITKMGNLHMEAS
- the LOC109765170 gene encoding uncharacterized protein translates to MDDAGEPRLPRRKGTKRPPPSAPPPPPAQGGGRGRDRFDSLWRDYHDLLKETEAKKRRLERINQRKLGLLAEVKFLRKKYSSFAKDDSEQTHHRLKKKKAKQIPSILGINEGPSTSKNTNVDLNHDSAMNAEGAGFQGYQDHPEPGKLDQAGVDEDMMTSNINLSVYRDTENSPASDDKRAAAWQDRVALQV